From Salvia splendens isolate huo1 chromosome 3, SspV2, whole genome shotgun sequence, a single genomic window includes:
- the LOC121796903 gene encoding uncharacterized protein LOC121796903 has protein sequence MLKLIATDFQSLVKLYERTHEFPGMLGSIICMNWEWENYPTVCRGQFTNGYKGTHSTMTLEAITNQRLWIWHACFVVAWSNNDIDILNTSHSSPTNAMEMARPSSSLPTDAGIIWGTTWSMTYTRGGLFFEDDHHPNGSASFFFAQRQEVVQKDVNRPTNFWYKAVIVDVMYTSIILHNMIVNDEGARVTEWDDEEARPSPGVVTPPHVRGLPMDNNEVLAAYHNAQPAIQCLPNVRYG, from the coding sequence ATGCTTAAGCTGATCGCTACTGATTTCCAGTCCCTTGTGAAATTATACGAGAGGACACACGAGTTTCCTGGAATGTTGGGAAGCATAATCTGTATGAACTGGGAGTGGGAGAATTACCCGACCGTGTGTAGAGGACAATTCACCAATGGATACAAGGGCACGCACTCGACGATGACCCTTGAAGCCATCACTAACCAACGACTCTGGATTTGGCATGCTTGCTTCGTTGTGGCctggtcgaacaacgacattgaCATCCTGAACACATCACACTCTTCACCAACCAATGCAATGGAAATGGCtaggccatcgagttcactgccaacggaCGCTGGCATCATATGGGGCACGACTTGGTCGATGACATATACTCGAGGTGGCCTGTTTTTTGAAGATGATCACCACCCCAACGGGTCTGCGAGCTTTTTTTTTGCTCAACGGCAGGAGGTTGTGCAGAAGGATGTGAATCGTCCGACAAATTTTTGGTACAAGGCTGTCATCGTCGATGTCATGTACACAAGCATAATCTTGCATAATATGATAGTCAATGATGAAGGTGCAAGAGTCACCGAGTGGGATGATGAGGAAGCTAGACCTAGCCCCGGTGTGGTGACCCCGCCTCACGTTCGAGGTTTACCGATGGACAACAATGAGGTTCTAGCGGCATATCACAATGCGCAACCAGCAATACAATGCTTGCCTAATGTTCGATATGGTTGA